From Amycolatopsis sp. WQ 127309:
CCAACTCCGCGCTCGAGATCCTGCGGGTCATCTGCACCGACACCAGCGACGAGCACCACCGGATCATCGGCGGCTGCCAGCAGCTGCCGCTCGGCCTGTGGTCCGACGAGCCCGCGGACCTCGAGTACTGGCCGGCCGGGACGTCGCTGGAGTCGCTGCACGGCGGGCAGCCGCACCCGGCGGTCGTCCGGATCGACCGGACCGGCCGCGGGTTCACCATCGAGGACGCCGACCGCGACGTGCGCACCTACCCGGCCGCGATCTTCGCCGCGCAGAACTGGAACCTCCTCTCGGGCATGAAAGCCGACGACGCCCTGCTGCCGGAACCGGTGTGGACCGCGCTGGAGCGCACGCACTACATGGGCGCGTCCAAGCTGTTCGTCATCACCGACCGGCCGTTCTGGCTCGACCAGGATCCGGCCACCGGCCGCGACGTCATGAGCACGACGCTCACCGACCGCCTCCCCCGCGGGGTCTACCTGATCGACAACGGCCCCGACCAGCCCGGCACGATGCTGTTGTCCTACACGTGGAACGACGATTCGCTGAAGGTCGCGTCGCTGACCGCCGAAGAACGCTTGGACGTGGTGCTCGACGCGATCGGCAAGATCTACCCCGGCGTCGACATCCGCTCGCACATGATCGGGCCGCCGATCGCCATCACCTGGGAGACCCAGCCGCGCTTCAAGGGCGCGTTCAAGTCCAGCCTGCCCGGCAGCTATCGTTACCAGCGTCGGCTGTTCACCCAGTTCATGCAGCGGGACCTCGCCGAGCACCACCGCGGCTTCTTCCTCGCCGGCGACGACGTCGCGTGGATCGCGGGCTTTTCCGAAAGCGCCGTCACCACGGCGCTCAACGCGGTGTGGGGCGTGGTCGAGCACCTGGGCGGCAGCACGCATCCCGCGAACCCCGGCCCGGGCGACGTCTTCGACGACCTCGCTCCGATGCGCCTCGCCGGCTGAACTGCGCAAGCCCGCCGACCACTCGGGCCACAGGGAGCGTTGGCGCCGACCCTCCAGTGGGCCGCGTCGTCGTGGTGAGGACTGAGCAGGACTTCCCTCGAAAGAGGAGGAGAATGCCTGGCCAGTGCGGTCGCTCGGACGAGAGGGCGGGGCACGCCGCCCGGTAGCCGGTCACGGCCAAGGGGTGCCGACGATGCCGCCGCGGAGCCACGTTCGTGCGCGCATACGACCGCTGTCCGGGCATTCGCCGGCGTGCAGACAACTCTTGCCACATCGCGGGCCGGTCGCGATACCCGACCTGACTTAGCGCACCCCCGCGTCCGCCCCGCACGCACATCCGCGGCCGAAACAGAGCCGCCCTGACCTTCACCGGTACTCTCTCCCACCGGTGACCGTGCGCAGTCCTGCTGCGTCCGCTCCTCGCACAGCTGGAAGCAGCCGGCAAACACGGCCTTGCCGGCTTCTCAGCCGACCCGGCCTTTCGGGGTGGCTGCCGGCGGTTCCGGTTCGACCCGGACCGTCCGCGGCGGTGCCCAGTTCCGGGCCCGTCCGCCGCGAGCGAACCGGAGGAACACGACCAGCCCCACCGCCAGGAACACCGCGAGCAGCACGCTCCCGGCCGCCAGTGCCGGGCCGTTCCCGGCCGCCTCCGCCGCCGGCGCCGCGCCCATC
This genomic window contains:
- a CDS encoding flavin monoamine oxidase family protein, giving the protein MTTSPVEEHAPSVPHGGRDTASMLCPDFPFAYDDWIRHPAGLGRVPRHALGTEVAVIGGGLSGMVAAYELMKLGLKPVIYEAEQLGGRMRSVTLDGYPGAVAELGAMRFPPSAGTLFHYIDKLGLQTKPFPNPLSAASPSTVINLHGESHPARTTADLPPVYREVNDAWTKTLQEQADLSLMEDAIRRRDVGTIKALWNHLVTKFDNVSFYGFLTSSPLFSSFEHREIFGQVGFGCGGWDTDFPNSALEILRVICTDTSDEHHRIIGGCQQLPLGLWSDEPADLEYWPAGTSLESLHGGQPHPAVVRIDRTGRGFTIEDADRDVRTYPAAIFAAQNWNLLSGMKADDALLPEPVWTALERTHYMGASKLFVITDRPFWLDQDPATGRDVMSTTLTDRLPRGVYLIDNGPDQPGTMLLSYTWNDDSLKVASLTAEERLDVVLDAIGKIYPGVDIRSHMIGPPIAITWETQPRFKGAFKSSLPGSYRYQRRLFTQFMQRDLAEHHRGFFLAGDDVAWIAGFSESAVTTALNAVWGVVEHLGGSTHPANPGPGDVFDDLAPMRLAG